CGGGGTCGGCCTTGGGCTGGTGGTGTCCCGGCGAATCGTGGAAGATCACGGCGGGGGACTGCACGGGTTCAATCGGCCGGCCGGCGGGGCCACGTTTTTGGTTCGCCTCCCCACCCGATAATGCGCCCCGGGCGCGAGACACGCGATGCCGCTGTTACTGCTGATCGACGACGAGCCGGCGATCCAGCACGCCTTCCGCAAGGCGTTCTACCCGCCCACTTACGAAACGCTCACGGTCCGAACCGCGGACGAGGGACTGGCCCTGTTCGCGGAGCGGAAGCCGGACGTCGTGGTTCTCGACGTGAACCTCCCCGATTCGACCGGGTTGCAGACGTTCGACCGCATCAAGCTGATCGACGCCCGCACGCCGGTCATTCTGATTACCGGGCACGGGACGACCGAGCTCGCGATCCAGGCGATGAAGCGCGGGGCGTTCGACTACCTGCCCAAGCCGCTCCCGTTCGAGCAGTTGCGGGATCTGATCGGCCGCGCGGCCGAGGTGAGCCGGCTCATGAGCGTGCCGGCGGTGGTGGCCGAGACCGCGCCGGCTCCCGCCGATGCCGACGCGCTCGTCGGCCGGTGCCCGGCGATGCACGAGGTGTACAAGGCCATCGGGCGCGTCGCCGGGACCGATGCCACGGTGCTCATTCTGGGCGACACCGGCACCGGCAAGGAACTCGTGGCCCGGGCCATCTACCAGCACGGGAACCGAGCCGACAAGCCGTTCCTGGCCGTGAACTGCGGGGCCATCCCCGAGCCGCTCTTGGAGAGCGAGTTGTTCGGGCACGAGAAGGGCGCGTTTACGGGCGCGGATCGCAAGCGCATCGGCAAGTTCGAGCAGTGTACGGGCGGAACGCTCTTCCTCGACGAACTGGGCGAGCTCCCGCTCTTGTCCCAGGTCAAACTGCTCCGCGCTATTCAGGAGCAGCGGTTCGAGCGCGTGGGGGGGACCGAGACCCTCCAGACCGACGTGCGCGTGATCGCCGCGACCAATGCCGATCTGGAGAAACAGGTGGCCCAGGGGCGCTTCCGCTCCGACCTGTACTTCCGGCTCAACGTGTTCACTATCGCCCTCCCGTCGCTACGACAACGGGGCGATGACATCGACCTGCTCACCGATTATTACCTGAACCGGTTCGCGTCGGAATTCGGCCGACCGGTGCCGGTCGTGGCCCCGGAATTTCGCGACGCGCTGCGGCGGTACCGGTGGCCGGGCAACATCCGGGAGCTCCAGAGCGTCCTGAAACAGGGCATGCTCAAAATGAGCGGGGGCATTCTCCTGCCCGACGTTCTCACGGCGCTGCAGAAAGACGTTACGGCTCCGCCCGCCGAGACCAGCAACGGCAATGGTGGCGCCCCGCCGCCCGCGCCCGCGGCTCCCAACCGCCCCGCACTCGACTGGGACCAGTTCATTGCCGAACGCCTGGAAGCCGGCTCGCGCGAGTTGTACGCCGAGAGCCTCACGTTGCTCGAACGGCAACTCCTCACGCGGGTTCTGGAGCGCACGGGCGGGAACCAACTCCGGGCCGCGGAGCTACTCGGCATCACGCGCGGGAGCCTGCGTCACAAGCTCCGGGCTCTCGGCTTGACAATCGAGCGGAGCCTGAGCGCGGAGGACGACCACGCCGACTAGCCGACGCGCTTTTTGCGGGTCGGCCGACGACCACCTGTACCACTTTGTCACTTCTCAGATCGAAAACGTATCGGGGCCTTATCTCTCTATTTCGCAAACATTTCTGTCGATTTTTTGCTGCCGGTTTTGTTCGGCACGAAAATTGATAATGGCTCTTCTACACAACCGTGCGCGACACCGTGGCGGCTCACCAGGGGACATCATGCTCACACTGTCCGCCCTTACCGAACGGCTCGGTCCCGTCGGTCGTGCGCTGGCGGTCGGGGGCGTTGTTCTCATCGCCGGTGGCACGGCCACCTGGCTGGCCGCGGGCACCGTGCGCTCGGCGAGCAGTGGGGGCGGGGAGGCCGTTGAGAGAAAAGATTCGGGTGCCCCGCCCAAGATCCATCGCTGTGGGGTCAACGAGATCGTCGTCCCCTCGGACGTGCGAGCTTCGCTCGGGCTGAAGACCGCGCCCGCGGCGCAGGCGCCCTCCACGCGCAACCTCCCGTCGTTCCAGGGAATCCTCAACTTCGATAACGGCCGATTGGTCCGCGTGCAGTCGCCGTTTGCCGGCCAGGTCACGGAGGCCGATGGCGCGCGCGCGTCGGGGGCTGTCCCGAGCGCGTCCGCTTCGCTTTCGACCGCTGCGCCCGCTCTGCGCGTTGGTGACAGGGTCAATCGAGGGGACGTGTTGGCGGTGGTGTGGAGCGCGGACCTCGGCGCCAAGAAGAGCGAGTTCGTGGACGCGGTTTCCAAACTGAAAACGGACGAGAAGACCTATTACCGGTTGGAAGAACTCTACCAGATCAACGGGACCGCGGAGCGGTCGGTGCGCGAAGCGGAGCGGACAGTTCAGTCCGATCGTGTGGCCGTTGAGCGCGCCGAAGCGACGCTCCGCGCCTGGCGCGTGCCGGCGGACGAGATTGCCGCGCTGCGGGAGAGTGCCGACCAGTTGTCCGCGCCGGACGCGAAGCGGACCGACCCGGCGAAGTGGGCACGGGTCGAGGTGAAGGCCCCGATCAGCGGCGTCGTTCTCGAAAAGAACGTCGCCGCGGGTCAAGTGGTCGACACGACGACCGACTTGTTCCGCATCGGAGACGTTTCGACCCTGGCTGTGTGGGTTCACGTTTACGAGGAAGACCTTCCCTTATTGTCCAAGCTCGTGCTCCCGCGCGAGTGGAGCATCAGTGCGACCGCTTCACCGGGCGTCGCACACGCCGGGCGCCTCGAACGGATCGGGATGGCGATCGATCCCGCGCAACACACCGCACTCGTGACGGGCACCGTCGAGAACGAGAAGGGCGAGCTGCGCGCGGGCATGGCCGTGACCGTGACCGTGAAGATCCCGACCGCGAGTGACGAGATCGAAGTCCCCGCCGAGGCCGTGGTCGAAGACGGCCGCGAGAGCGCCGTTTTCGTCCGCGCCGACACGTCCGGGGACCGGTACGTTCGGTGCCCGGTGACGGTCGTGCGCCGGTCCCGGGACGCGATCGCCCTCGCCGCGCTGCCCGGCGCCCCGAAGGTCGGTGACGCGGTCGTCACCGCCGGCTCGCTCCTGCTCGGGAGCGCGTTCGCCGACCTCCCCCAACCGAAGCCGTAACCGCGCCCGGAAACAGGGTTCGCCCGATGATCCAGAAGTTAATCGGTTGGGCGGTCGCGAATCCGCTCGTCGTCATGATTCTCGTGACCGCCCTCGCCGTGACCGGGGGCTACGCTTTCGCTCACGTCAACATCGAAGCGTACCCCGACCCGGCACCGGCAATCATCGAGGTCGTTGCCCTGTACCCCGGCGCCAGCGCCGAAGAGGTCGAGCGCCAGGTCACGGTCCCTCTCGAAGTGGCTCTCGCGGGTATGCCGGGACTCGAAACGACCCGGAGCAAATCGCTGTTCGGGTTGGCCCACGTCCGCAACCAGTTCGATTACTCGCGCGACTACGATCAGGCCAAACAAGACGTGCTCAATCGGCTCGCGTCGGTGAACTTGCCGCCCGGTGTCACGCCCCAAATTTCCCCCGCCTCCCCGGTCGGCGAGATCCTCCGGTTCACCATTTACAACCCGAAGGACGCGGCCGGGCGCCCGCTCTACGCCCTGAGTGACCTGAAAGCCATTGAGGATTACGTCGTCCAGCGCGAGCTGCTGCGCGTCCCTCGGATCGCCGGGGTGACCGGGATCGGTGGGACCGTGAAGCGGTACGAGGTCCAACCCGACCCGGACCGGCTCCGGCAGTACGGCGTGACTCTCGCTCAACTGCAAGCGGCTCTCGGTGCGGCGAACGCGAACGGGAGCGGCGACAACCTCACGCAAGGGAACCAGCGCACCGTCGTGGTCCGGTCGCTGGGGCTGATCGGACAGGGGCAAGACCCCTACCTCCCGACGCTGGCGGCGCGCGACCCCGCACGGGCCGCGGCCCACCTCCGGGTCGAAGAAGCCCGCCGGTGCCGCGAGATCCGGCAAGTCGCGGTCGCGGCAGTGAACACCGTTCCGGTTCGCGTGGACAATCTCGTTGACGGCGGACCGGTTCTCAACGCGGACGGCTCGGTGAACCCGGCCAAGCTGTTCCAGAAGCCGGACGGCACCGGCGAATGGGACCCCGCGGCGCGGTGGGACGATGGCCCGGTGCTGAACACGGACGGCACCCCGCGCGATGACGACGCGACGACCGCGATGAAACTCGCGTGGAGCAAGGCACTGACCGGGCGCGGAGTGGTCGTGGGGAACCAGACGCGGCAGGGGCGCGTGGGGATCAGCCGCCCGCTGCGTGCCCGCGAGTGGGCGGCTCTATCCGATCGCGAACAGCGGCACGTCCGCCAGCAGCGCAACTGGCCCGAACCCACGTCCCCGAGTTTCGGCGAGGAGTTGCGGAGCCTGTTCGTCGGTCCCGCACCGGAACCGGGCGACCCGGCGCAATCGGTGTGGTGGCGGGACGAACACATGCGCTGGCAGGAGCGCCCGGCCGGTGCGCGATCGTGGGCGGCGCTGTCGGACGCGGAGCGCGCTGCGGTGCGCGCCGAATTGGGCGACCGGCTGCCCCCCAGCGAACCGACCGGCTGGCGCTTCTACGCGACCGCCGGGCGGTGGGACGGGTGGGACGATGGCCGGTGGAGCGACGAGGACGATGTCGTTCAGGGGATCGTGCTGCTCCGCAAGGGGCAGGAGTCGCTCCCCGCGCTGACGGACGTGCTCGCCCGGATCGACGAACTGAACCAGCCCGGCAAGCTCCCCGCGGGGATGCGGATTTCCCCGTTTTACAACCGCACCGAACTCATCAACCGCACCACCGAAACGGTCAACGAGAACCTGTTGATCGGCATGGCACTGGTGACGGCGATCCTGCTCATGTTCCTCGGGAACGTCCGCGCCTCGGTGATCGTTGCGATCAACATTCCGCTGGCGCTGCTCTTCGCATTCGGGGTGCTCTACGCGCGGGGGAAGTCGGCCAACCTGCTGTCCATCGGCGCCGTGGACTTCGGCATCATCGTGGACTCATCCGTTATCATCGTGGAGAGCATTTACCGCCACCTGAACTCGGACGAACACGCGGACGTGCCGTTGGCCGAGCGCATCTCGGCGGCTTGCGGCGCGGTCACGAAGAGCTTGTTCTTCGCGACCGTGGTCATGGTATGCGCGCTGCTCCCGCTGTTCACCATGAAGGGGCCGGAGGGCCAGATTTTCGGGCCGATGGCCGACACGTATGCGTTCGCGCTGGCCGGCGCGCTAGTGCTCGCTCTCACCGTGTCGCCGGTGTTGTGCCTGCTGCTCTTGGGGAACCTAGACAAACCGCCCGGCACCGGTTTTTGGGCGCGCGCCACGCGGACTCTATCATGGGCGCTTCTGCTCCCGGTGATTCTCGCACCGCTCAAGTTCGCCTTCGTTCCGCGCCACGGTGACCCCGAGAACCGCCTCGTTCGTGCCCTGAACTGGGTGTTCCTCACGCAACTTAGGGTTATTCTCCGGCTGCGCTGGTTCGCGCTCGCGGTGTTCGCCGGGGGACTGTGTTACACCGGGGTCGTCTCGGCCAACATGGGGCGCGAGTTCATGCCGGAACTGGAAGAGGGGAACCTGATGGTTCGGGGCACGTTTCCTGTAAACGTGTCGCTCGAAGAATCCGGGGCGCGGGCGCGGCAATTGCGCGAACTGCTGCACGAGTTCCCCGAGTTCGCTGTGGTCGTCCCGGCGATCGGTCGACCGGACGACGGGACCGACCCTACGGGCTACTACAACGTCGAGACGTTTTGCCCGCTCCGCCCGGAACCGCAGTGGCCGGCGCACCCGAAATACGGCCGCCCGCGGAAGAAAGCGGAACTGGTAGGCGACCTGAACGCGGCCCTCGCTCAGCGGTTCCCCGGTGTGGACTGGGACATTTCGCAAATCATCCGCGACAACGTGATGGAAGCGCTGTCGGGCGTGAAGGGGGAGAACTCGATCAAGGTGATCGGGCCGGAACTCGACGCCCTGGAGCGGATCGCCGGGCAGATCAAGGACCGGTTGGATTCCGTTCCGGGCGTCGAGAACCCGGGCGTGTTCCGCATTCAGGGGCAAACGAGCCTGGAGTTCCCGATCGACCGGAGCAAGTGCGCGTCCTGGAACGTGTCGGCCGCGGACGTGCAGGCCGTGATCGGGTCGGCCGTTGGCGGCAGGGCCGCGACGCAAATCCAGGAGGGGGAGAAACAGGCCGACCTCACGGTCCGGTGGCCGCTGCGGTTGCGGGCGGACGAAACCGCCATTCGCTCGATCCCCGTGCCGGTCGGCAACACGGTCACCGCGGGGGGAGCGCCCGGGGCACCGAGTTCGCCGTTCAGCGGCGCGGCCACCGGCACGTCCCCCACGGGTTCGGCCGTCGCGCCCCCCGTATCGACCGGCAACCCGTACAACGCGGCCCCCGTGTGGACAACGACCCCGACCCGGCGCCTCGACGACCTCGTAACGCCGATCAACGCCAACGGCCAGCCCGACCCGGGCGGGTCGTTCCTGCGCCCCGGTGCGTCCACGATCTACCGCGAACAGGGCCAGCGCCTCATCGCGATCAAGTTCGAGGTCCGCGGGCGCGACTTGGCGAGTACGGTCAGCGAGGCGCGGGCCGCGGTGGAGCCGCTCCTGAAAGCGCCGTACCGGGCCGAGTGGAGCGGCGAGTTCAAGCAGATGGAGGCGGCCGAGAAGCGGATGGCGCGGATGTTCGCGTTGTCCCTGGCGCTCATTGCGCTCCTGTTGTACCTCGCGTTCCGGTCCTTCCTCGACGCGGCCGTGGTATTTGCCAATGTGTTGGCGATGGGCGTGGGCGGGGTATGGGCGCTCAAACTCGCGGGGCTGAATTTCAACATCTCCGCGGCGGTCGGGTTCATCTCAATCCTCGGCGTCGCGGTGATGAACGGGCTGCTGTTCGTCTCCGCCTTCAATGGGTTGCGCGCCCGCGGGGTCGATCTGAACGAGGCCCTCGCCCGCGGTACGCGGCAACTCGTTCGGCCCGTGGTGATGACCGCACTGGCCGCCATCCTCGGGCTGTTGCCCGCCGCGTTCTCGACCAAGATGGGGTCCGAGTCGCAGCGCCCGCTCGCGGTCGTGGTGGTGGGCGGGATGCTCTTCACCATCCTCACTCTCGTGCTGGTCCCGATGCTCTACAGCTTCTACGGCGACCGTACCCCGCCCAAAGGTGCGGGCGACTTCTCCCACTAATCTTCCGCGCCAGATTCTGGGTGTCGTATTTGTTTATAATTGCAACAAAGCGACAGTTGTCAATTTGAGCGCTGCTCGCGCACCGACCGCGTTTTTTGCGCGCCCGAATTAATTCCGAAAAGTAGGGACGCGCAGGGCTTCTCACGGCAATACCTCTCCGAACGGACCCGTCGCACGGAGGCGCACGATGCCGACCAGTCTCCTTCACGCCGTATCCCGGTTAACCGCCGGAGCCGACGACCCGCGCACCGACGCCCACCTCATCGCGGCGTTCCTCAAAAGTACCGACCAAGATGCGTTCGCCGAACTGGTCCGGCGCCACGGACCTGCGGTCCTGGGCGTGTGCCGCCGGTTCCTGGGTGCCACCCCGGACGCCGAGGATGCGTTCCAGGCCACGTTCCTCGTACTCGTGGCCCGGGCGCGCGGCACCGACTGGCGCGACGCCCTCGGCCCCTGGCTCTACGGCGTCGCAATCCGGGTCGCGCGCCGGGCGCGAGCGACCCGCGCCAAACGTCTGGCGAACGAAAGGCAGGTACCCGCGATGAGCGACCCACCGATTCCGGCGAGCGAACCGGACGACGCCAGCGCGGTCCTCGACGAAGAACTCGCCGCCCTGCCCGCGATCTACCGCCTGCCGCTCATCCTGTGCGAGATCCAGGGAACGGGCCGGCGCGTCGCGGCCCGCGAACTGGGGCTGACCGAGGGCACGCTGTCTAGCCGACTCGCACGCGGGCGCAAAATGCTCCGCAACCGACTCGCCCAGCGCGGCCTCGCCTCGGTCACCACGGGGCTGACACTCACCGTACCCGCGCCACTCGCGAACGCGACCGTGCGCAACGCGGTCCACGTACTCACGCGAACGGCCGGTGCGGTCCCGGCCGGGGTTTTGTTCCTCACGCAAGGGACTGTGAAATCCATGCTCGTGAAATGGAAACTCGCCGGCGCCATGATCGCCGCGTGCCTCGGGCTCACCGGACTCGGCGCGTGGCACACCTCCGCGCAGCCGCCCACACCGGCCGCTCTGAATCAACCCGCGCACGCGCTCATGGCCCCACAGGAAAAGGCGCCGGTGCCGCGCGTCAAAATCGTTGCCATTGTTGGCGCGAATAACGTCATCACCGACCAAGAGGTGATCGAGGCCGTGTACCAGATGTCCCAAGAGAAGAAACCGTCCGCGGAGTTGGTCGCGCTCGGCTGGGTCGCCCGAGTTGCGATGAAAAAAGAAATATACAAGCAGGTGCTGCGGAAAACGATCGAGCGCGAGCTCATCATCGATGAGATGTGCGCGAAGCTGAAGAAAGTCAACAAGACGAACGTCATCGACGAGGTCCAGGAATTCGCGGCGCAATCGGCCGCGCGCCAAATGCGCGCGTTCCGCACGGGCTCCGGGGCGCAGTCGGACGAGGCGTTCGCCGCGGCGCTACGGGCACAGGGGAGGAGCGTTCCGGTGATCCGCCGCCAGATGGAGCGCCAGGTGATGGCCGAGCAATACGTGAGCAGCGCCCTGAAGGAATCGGGCACCGAGTATAAGAAACTGGTCGAGGATCTGTGGCGGAAGGGTGTGGTTCGCGTGTTCGAGGAGTGAGGCCCCATGACGAAACGCGGTCACTCGAAATCCCATCTCAATCCCCGATCCGGTGGTTCTCCCGATCCCGTTCCCGCACCCAAGACGTGAACCGACTACGAGCGGGGCTTCCTTTCCAGGTCGTGGTAGCGAGTCGAACGAGCCGCGACCGCCAGGGAGCGGGAGGCGCCTCCCGGTGTGTTTAACGACAACCACCAAGAGCGGCTGTGCCTCCCGCTCCCTGGCGGTCGCGGCTCGTTATGCGAGAGTGTTGAACGACGCCACCGGGAACCGCGGCCCGCTCCCTGGCGGTCGCGGCTCGTTATCGCGTGGATGTGCGGCCTGCCCCCTGGCGGTCGCGGCTCGCTACCGTGTGCGATTACTTCCCCTTCACGGCCGCGTGGTCGCGCCACAACCAGCGGAGCGCGTCCGGCAGGAGCGCCCCGCCGTGGTCGTCGGCGTGCCCGCCGGCGCCGAGCACGTACTTGTAGTCGTAATCCTTTTCGCGCAGCGCCTCGACCATCAGTTGATTTTGCAAGAACCAGTCGCGCTTCGTATTCATCGGGCTGCGGTTGTCGTGAACGCCGTCCTGCACGTACACGCGGATCGGCTTCGCGTCCGCCTTGCGAACCAGGTCCGGGTACACGTGCCCGCCGCGCAAGTTGGTGAAGCTCCCGATCGCACTGTACACGCGCCGGAACGCCTCCGGGCGCTCCCACGCCACCGTAAAAGCCGCGATCCCGCCACTGGAGAAGCCCGCAATCGCCCGCTCGTTCGGGTCTTTTGTCAGCGTGTACTTTTGCGCCACCTCCGGCAGCATTTCATCGACGATCAACTTGGCGAAAGCGTCGCCGAGCGAATCGTACTCGACGCTGCGGTTGTTCGGGTTCCCGGTGCCGAGCGACGCCGGGTACTCGGTCCCCTTGTGCCCCGGCGTCACGAAGATGCCGATCGTTACGGGGATCTCTTTCCGGTGAATGAGGTTGTCGAGCACCACCGGCGCGCGGATCACGCCCTTCGGGTTGATCGCGCGCTGCCCGTCCTGAAACACCAGCACGCACGCGGCATTTTCGGGCTTGTACTGCGCGGGGACGTACACCCAGTATTGCCGGACGGTGCCGTCGAACACCTTACTCTTGAAGAGTACGGGGCCGATCAGTTCCCCCGCGGGCACGCCGTCTTGCTTTTGCGAATCGGGACCGAGTTTGTAAGTGGCCTTCGTCGGGAGTTGCTCGGGCGCCGGCTGACCGGCACCGAACGAGCACGCCAGCCCCCCGACGAGTAACGCGAACGCAGCCCGCATGACGGTCTCCGCGAAATGGGAAGAGGTCGAACAGCGCCGATTGTCCGGGAGCGCCCGCGCCGGTCAAGGGCCAGAAAGAAGAACCGGGCGCGAACGGCCCTCCGACTTGCTCATACCCGCCGTTTCTCGTTGCCGCGCGGCGGTCCGGGCTTTACATTCAGCGACATTCCTCGCTGATGCTTCACACTCGGAGACGATATGTCCGCTGCTCAGCCCGCCACCGCTCCGCCGCTCGCACTGCCGCTGCGCCTCAACCTGTCCGTGATGATGTTCCTCCAGTTCGGTGTTTGGGGGGCGTGGTTCGTCGTGTTCTTCCCGTACTTGCGCGGGCTGAACTTCACCGGCGAACAGGCCGGCGCGCTGATCGGCAATATGGCCCTCGGCGCCATCTTCTCGACGATCTTCGCCGGGTACATCGCCGACCGGCTGCTCGCCAGTGAGAAGCTGATGGCGGCCTGCCACCTCGCCGGTTCCGGGCTGCTGTACCTGATCGCGCAGACGCAAGACCCGGGCCAGTATTGGACGCTGTTCGCGCTCACGTTCGTCTACGCGCTGCTGTACAACCCGACGCTGGTGCTGGCGAACTCGATCACCTTCGAGCACGTCCCGGACGGGCAGCGCGACTTCCCCGGGATTCGCGTTTTGGGCACGCTGGGCTGGATCGCTGCCGGGTTCAGCATCGACGCACTGTTCGCGGGCGGCGGTAAGACGGCGGCGGGGTCCAACGGACCGCTGATGCTGGCCGCGGGCCTGTCCGCCGTTCTCGGCGTGTACAGCTTCTTCCTGCCGCACACCCCGCCGAAGGGCGAGGTGAAGGGCATCCCGTTCGTGCGGGCGCTGGGGCTGTTCAAGGATTTCTCGTTTGCGGCGTTCTTCATCGTGTCGCTGGCGATCACCGTGGTGCTGGCGTTCTACTACACGGTCACGTCCGACTTCCTGGAGAAGCAGTGCGGGGTGAAGAACATCGGCTCGACGATGCTGATCGGGCAGGTGTGTGAAACCGTGTTCCTGCCGCTGCTGCCGCTGTTCCTGGTGCGGTTCGGGATGAAATGGGTGCTGGCGCTGGGCATGTTCTGCTGGGGGCTGCGGTACTTCCTGTTCGCCAACGCGGGGCCGGAGGGCATGGGCTTCGCGCTGGCGATCGCGGGCGTCGCGCTGCACGGGTTCTGCTTCGACTTCTTCTTCGCCGCCGGGTTCATCCACTGCGACAACAAGGCACCGAAGGACATCCGGGCCAGCGCACAAGCCCTGTTCAGCTTCCTCACCTACGGCGTCGGGATGTGGTTGGGCAGCCTGATTTGCGGCATGATGGTGGACAAGTACACCGATCCGACGACGAAGACCGTGAACTGGGCCGATTTCTGGATGGTGCCCAGCATCGGTGTGATCGTGTGCCTCGGCGTGTTCTTGCTGGTGTTCCGCGACCGCCCGGGTCGAATCGTGGAGCCTGTGTCAGAACCAGCCGCTGTTCCGCCCGGGGCATAACCCGCTCAGCACGAAGGGGCGGTGCATTCGATGCACCGCCCCTCACAAACAGCGAAAGCGCGCATCAATACCGGACCATCCCCGGATCGACCTTGTCGGCCCAGCCGAGGATGCCGCCGGTCAGGTTCACGAGCTTCGTGTACCCCTGTGCCTTCAAGAAGTCGATCGCCTTCTGGCTCCGCATCCCGCTCTTGCAGTGAACGATCACCTCGCGGTCCTTCGGCACTTCGGTCACGCGGGTGGGAAGTTCCGGCAACGGGAGAAGCACCGTTCCGGGGATGCGGCAAAT
The Gemmata palustris DNA segment above includes these coding regions:
- a CDS encoding alpha/beta hydrolase — its product is MRAAFALLVGGLACSFGAGQPAPEQLPTKATYKLGPDSQKQDGVPAGELIGPVLFKSKVFDGTVRQYWVYVPAQYKPENAACVLVFQDGQRAINPKGVIRAPVVLDNLIHRKEIPVTIGIFVTPGHKGTEYPASLGTGNPNNRSVEYDSLGDAFAKLIVDEMLPEVAQKYTLTKDPNERAIAGFSSGGIAAFTVAWERPEAFRRVYSAIGSFTNLRGGHVYPDLVRKADAKPIRVYVQDGVHDNRSPMNTKRDWFLQNQLMVEALREKDYDYKYVLGAGGHADDHGGALLPDALRWLWRDHAAVKGK
- a CDS encoding RNA polymerase sigma factor → MPTSLLHAVSRLTAGADDPRTDAHLIAAFLKSTDQDAFAELVRRHGPAVLGVCRRFLGATPDAEDAFQATFLVLVARARGTDWRDALGPWLYGVAIRVARRARATRAKRLANERQVPAMSDPPIPASEPDDASAVLDEELAALPAIYRLPLILCEIQGTGRRVAARELGLTEGTLSSRLARGRKMLRNRLAQRGLASVTTGLTLTVPAPLANATVRNAVHVLTRTAGAVPAGVLFLTQGTVKSMLVKWKLAGAMIAACLGLTGLGAWHTSAQPPTPAALNQPAHALMAPQEKAPVPRVKIVAIVGANNVITDQEVIEAVYQMSQEKKPSAELVALGWVARVAMKKEIYKQVLRKTIERELIIDEMCAKLKKVNKTNVIDEVQEFAAQSAARQMRAFRTGSGAQSDEAFAAALRAQGRSVPVIRRQMERQVMAEQYVSSALKESGTEYKKLVEDLWRKGVVRVFEE
- a CDS encoding MFS transporter; its protein translation is MSAAQPATAPPLALPLRLNLSVMMFLQFGVWGAWFVVFFPYLRGLNFTGEQAGALIGNMALGAIFSTIFAGYIADRLLASEKLMAACHLAGSGLLYLIAQTQDPGQYWTLFALTFVYALLYNPTLVLANSITFEHVPDGQRDFPGIRVLGTLGWIAAGFSIDALFAGGGKTAAGSNGPLMLAAGLSAVLGVYSFFLPHTPPKGEVKGIPFVRALGLFKDFSFAAFFIVSLAITVVLAFYYTVTSDFLEKQCGVKNIGSTMLIGQVCETVFLPLLPLFLVRFGMKWVLALGMFCWGLRYFLFANAGPEGMGFALAIAGVALHGFCFDFFFAAGFIHCDNKAPKDIRASAQALFSFLTYGVGMWLGSLICGMMVDKYTDPTTKTVNWADFWMVPSIGVIVCLGVFLLVFRDRPGRIVEPVSEPAAVPPGA
- a CDS encoding sigma-54-dependent transcriptional regulator is translated as MPLLLLIDDEPAIQHAFRKAFYPPTYETLTVRTADEGLALFAERKPDVVVLDVNLPDSTGLQTFDRIKLIDARTPVILITGHGTTELAIQAMKRGAFDYLPKPLPFEQLRDLIGRAAEVSRLMSVPAVVAETAPAPADADALVGRCPAMHEVYKAIGRVAGTDATVLILGDTGTGKELVARAIYQHGNRADKPFLAVNCGAIPEPLLESELFGHEKGAFTGADRKRIGKFEQCTGGTLFLDELGELPLLSQVKLLRAIQEQRFERVGGTETLQTDVRVIAATNADLEKQVAQGRFRSDLYFRLNVFTIALPSLRQRGDDIDLLTDYYLNRFASEFGRPVPVVAPEFRDALRRYRWPGNIRELQSVLKQGMLKMSGGILLPDVLTALQKDVTAPPAETSNGNGGAPPPAPAAPNRPALDWDQFIAERLEAGSRELYAESLTLLERQLLTRVLERTGGNQLRAAELLGITRGSLRHKLRALGLTIERSLSAEDDHAD
- a CDS encoding efflux RND transporter periplasmic adaptor subunit; amino-acid sequence: MLTLSALTERLGPVGRALAVGGVVLIAGGTATWLAAGTVRSASSGGGEAVERKDSGAPPKIHRCGVNEIVVPSDVRASLGLKTAPAAQAPSTRNLPSFQGILNFDNGRLVRVQSPFAGQVTEADGARASGAVPSASASLSTAAPALRVGDRVNRGDVLAVVWSADLGAKKSEFVDAVSKLKTDEKTYYRLEELYQINGTAERSVREAERTVQSDRVAVERAEATLRAWRVPADEIAALRESADQLSAPDAKRTDPAKWARVEVKAPISGVVLEKNVAAGQVVDTTTDLFRIGDVSTLAVWVHVYEEDLPLLSKLVLPREWSISATASPGVAHAGRLERIGMAIDPAQHTALVTGTVENEKGELRAGMAVTVTVKIPTASDEIEVPAEAVVEDGRESAVFVRADTSGDRYVRCPVTVVRRSRDAIALAALPGAPKVGDAVVTAGSLLLGSAFADLPQPKP
- a CDS encoding efflux RND transporter permease subunit — its product is MIQKLIGWAVANPLVVMILVTALAVTGGYAFAHVNIEAYPDPAPAIIEVVALYPGASAEEVERQVTVPLEVALAGMPGLETTRSKSLFGLAHVRNQFDYSRDYDQAKQDVLNRLASVNLPPGVTPQISPASPVGEILRFTIYNPKDAAGRPLYALSDLKAIEDYVVQRELLRVPRIAGVTGIGGTVKRYEVQPDPDRLRQYGVTLAQLQAALGAANANGSGDNLTQGNQRTVVVRSLGLIGQGQDPYLPTLAARDPARAAAHLRVEEARRCREIRQVAVAAVNTVPVRVDNLVDGGPVLNADGSVNPAKLFQKPDGTGEWDPAARWDDGPVLNTDGTPRDDDATTAMKLAWSKALTGRGVVVGNQTRQGRVGISRPLRAREWAALSDREQRHVRQQRNWPEPTSPSFGEELRSLFVGPAPEPGDPAQSVWWRDEHMRWQERPAGARSWAALSDAERAAVRAELGDRLPPSEPTGWRFYATAGRWDGWDDGRWSDEDDVVQGIVLLRKGQESLPALTDVLARIDELNQPGKLPAGMRISPFYNRTELINRTTETVNENLLIGMALVTAILLMFLGNVRASVIVAINIPLALLFAFGVLYARGKSANLLSIGAVDFGIIVDSSVIIVESIYRHLNSDEHADVPLAERISAACGAVTKSLFFATVVMVCALLPLFTMKGPEGQIFGPMADTYAFALAGALVLALTVSPVLCLLLLGNLDKPPGTGFWARATRTLSWALLLPVILAPLKFAFVPRHGDPENRLVRALNWVFLTQLRVILRLRWFALAVFAGGLCYTGVVSANMGREFMPELEEGNLMVRGTFPVNVSLEESGARARQLRELLHEFPEFAVVVPAIGRPDDGTDPTGYYNVETFCPLRPEPQWPAHPKYGRPRKKAELVGDLNAALAQRFPGVDWDISQIIRDNVMEALSGVKGENSIKVIGPELDALERIAGQIKDRLDSVPGVENPGVFRIQGQTSLEFPIDRSKCASWNVSAADVQAVIGSAVGGRAATQIQEGEKQADLTVRWPLRLRADETAIRSIPVPVGNTVTAGGAPGAPSSPFSGAATGTSPTGSAVAPPVSTGNPYNAAPVWTTTPTRRLDDLVTPINANGQPDPGGSFLRPGASTIYREQGQRLIAIKFEVRGRDLASTVSEARAAVEPLLKAPYRAEWSGEFKQMEAAEKRMARMFALSLALIALLLYLAFRSFLDAAVVFANVLAMGVGGVWALKLAGLNFNISAAVGFISILGVAVMNGLLFVSAFNGLRARGVDLNEALARGTRQLVRPVVMTALAAILGLLPAAFSTKMGSESQRPLAVVVVGGMLFTILTLVLVPMLYSFYGDRTPPKGAGDFSH